In one Pseudomonas fitomaticsae genomic region, the following are encoded:
- a CDS encoding organic hydroperoxide resistance protein, with protein MKALYTAVATATGGRDGRAISSDKNLDVKLATPKELGGAGGDATNPEQLFAAGYSACFIGALKFVASQSKRGIPADASITAWVGIGQIPGGFGLDIDLNINLPGLEHADAQALVEAAHQVCPYSNATRGNVDVRLHVTV; from the coding sequence ATGAAAGCTCTCTACACCGCAGTCGCAACCGCAACCGGTGGTCGTGATGGCCGAGCCATTTCCAGCGACAAGAACCTCGACGTGAAACTGGCCACTCCGAAGGAATTGGGCGGTGCCGGTGGTGATGCCACCAACCCTGAGCAACTGTTCGCCGCTGGTTACTCGGCCTGCTTCATCGGTGCACTGAAGTTCGTCGCCAGCCAGAGCAAACGCGGCATTCCAGCCGACGCTTCGATCACTGCGTGGGTCGGCATTGGCCAGATCCCAGGCGGCTTTGGCCTGGATATCGACCTGAACATCAACCTGCCAGGCCTGGAGCACGCCGATGCACAAGCGTTGGTGGAGGCGGCCCACCAAGTGTGCCCGTACTCCAACGCAACCCGTGGCAACGTCGATGTCCGTCTGCACGTCACCGTCTAA
- a CDS encoding methyl-accepting chemotaxis protein, whose amino-acid sequence MRDLSKHMQTAGEGIEALNEQSQVIGTIVKTISGIAEQTNLLALNAAIEAARAGEQGRGFAVVADEVRQLASRTSQATEEIVGVVRQNQDMARNAVALMTDGKQQAEQGLALAAEAGTVIVEIQDGAQKVVDAVGQFANQLSS is encoded by the coding sequence ATGCGTGATCTGTCGAAACACATGCAGACCGCCGGCGAAGGCATCGAAGCGCTGAACGAGCAATCCCAGGTGATCGGCACCATCGTCAAGACCATCAGTGGCATTGCCGAGCAGACCAACCTGCTGGCGCTCAACGCCGCCATCGAAGCCGCTCGGGCCGGTGAGCAGGGCCGAGGCTTTGCGGTGGTGGCCGACGAAGTGCGGCAACTGGCTTCGCGCACCAGCCAGGCGACCGAAGAAATCGTCGGTGTGGTGCGCCAGAACCAGGACATGGCGCGCAACGCCGTGGCCCTGATGACCGACGGCAAGCAACAGGCCGAACAAGGGCTGGCGCTGGCGGCGGAGGCCGGTACGGTGATCGTCGAGATCCAGGACGGCGCGCAGAAAGTGGTGGATGCAGTCGGTCAGTTCGCCAACCAGTTATCCAGCTGA
- a CDS encoding helix-turn-helix domain-containing protein, with product MNKDKSTVLATLASTGQLKSWQIRTAKQLMLDRLDTGISVTELAEACALSRSHFSRRFKKSTRMSPQRWLREQRVMKSRELLKASTMLLTEIAQECGFSDQSHFCRTFVKAEGMTPKAWQQQAICPIPVVA from the coding sequence ATGAACAAGGACAAATCTACCGTGCTGGCGACACTGGCTTCGACAGGGCAGCTCAAATCCTGGCAGATAAGAACTGCCAAACAACTGATGCTGGACAGGCTGGATACCGGCATTTCAGTGACTGAACTAGCCGAAGCTTGCGCATTGTCGCGTAGTCATTTCTCACGCAGGTTCAAGAAAAGCACCCGGATGTCCCCGCAGCGATGGCTGCGTGAACAGCGGGTCATGAAGAGCAGAGAGTTATTGAAGGCCTCCACGATGTTGCTCACAGAGATCGCGCAGGAATGCGGCTTCAGCGATCAATCTCACTTCTGCCGTACATTCGTGAAGGCTGAAGGCATGACACCGAAGGCTTGGCAGCAACAAGCAATCTGCCCGATTCCGGTCGTTGCTTGA
- a CDS encoding DUF2817 domain-containing protein → MHNEFPTQPSYREQRERFLAAAKVAGATLSSYSHPLVGPFGESLSTDVAVLGDPSAKRRLVALSGTHGVEGYYGSECQIEWLKHFTQESLPKDVAVVMIHLINPWGTAWLRRVNEDNIDLNRNHLDFNRPLPDNRAYAALHEIYACTDLNGPERQKADAFLDAQIAEHGWPAVMSIVEGGQHSHSDGLFFGGLAPSWSNRTLHSIIENHLAGAETVMCFDLHTGAGEYGHPMLLTITRAPYPALAKAQSIYGPWLYTLHTGAETLSETGVAATATGYTSQALLNALPNVQLMPFVIECGTYPGPDVHRYLRDDHWLHLHGDPLDATGREIKLNLLEQFYPADPDWRAMVGLRTRQIWAKGLAAL, encoded by the coding sequence ATGCACAACGAGTTTCCGACACAGCCCAGCTATCGCGAACAACGCGAGCGCTTTCTAGCCGCAGCGAAGGTGGCGGGTGCAACGCTCTCTTCGTACTCGCATCCGCTCGTTGGGCCGTTTGGCGAGTCTTTGAGTACCGATGTCGCGGTGCTGGGGGATCCATCGGCCAAACGGCGTCTGGTGGCGCTCAGCGGCACCCACGGGGTTGAGGGGTATTACGGTTCGGAATGCCAGATCGAATGGCTGAAGCATTTCACGCAGGAGTCGCTGCCGAAAGATGTCGCGGTCGTGATGATTCACCTGATCAACCCGTGGGGCACGGCGTGGCTGCGGCGGGTCAATGAAGACAACATCGACCTCAACCGCAATCACCTGGATTTCAACCGACCGCTTCCGGACAACCGCGCTTACGCCGCGCTCCATGAAATCTACGCCTGCACCGATTTGAACGGCCCCGAGCGGCAAAAGGCTGATGCCTTTCTCGATGCGCAAATTGCCGAGCACGGCTGGCCGGCAGTGATGTCGATTGTCGAGGGCGGCCAGCACAGTCATTCCGACGGGTTGTTCTTTGGCGGACTCGCGCCGAGTTGGTCGAATCGCACGCTGCATTCAATCATCGAGAATCATCTGGCCGGCGCTGAAACCGTGATGTGTTTCGACCTGCACACCGGCGCCGGCGAGTACGGCCATCCGATGCTGCTGACGATTACCCGGGCGCCTTATCCGGCGCTGGCAAAGGCGCAATCGATTTACGGCCCGTGGCTCTACACGCTGCACACCGGCGCCGAAACCTTGAGTGAAACCGGCGTTGCCGCGACCGCTACCGGCTACACCTCGCAGGCATTGCTCAATGCGCTGCCGAATGTGCAACTGATGCCGTTCGTGATCGAGTGCGGAACTTATCCGGGGCCGGACGTGCATCGTTACCTGCGCGATGATCACTGGCTGCATTTGCATGGCGATCCGCTGGATGCGACGGGGCGCGAGATCAAACTGAATCTGCTGGAGCAGTTCTATCCGGCGGATCCGGACTGGCGGGCGATGGTTGGTTTGCGCACGCGGCAGATCTGGGCGAAGGGACTCGCGGCCTTATAG
- a CDS encoding methyl-accepting chemotaxis protein, producing MQAFLSPGIGLLGRFGFARKFQLLFLLFILPLAGSLLMIGQDYRDKLNLIAGERAGVRQLLALDALDNLLAAQRDRAARWRATETNRQPTPATLAAMAAFDGVQPAVAQATLELGNALQAEGAEGETLTRYQALQAALNGLDSKSLSGVGWWPDGYDRFTNALSALQALREQIAMDNRLILAPWLETYLLTQISTQHAPDLIERVGRLAAVGQASVVSGQFTLQSRLQLRDLRSRIGDAREQLVKTAGLLEARLPPALQGWAGQYHDSLKQLDAGLKVLDDGVFGGSINLKPEEFERTLDALLGNLATLRQQSLVSLDQRLDDYHGSAIRQFIVVAAVFGFLLLAGLYLFVCLQASIRRSASGITLLAEALRDGNLSLQVPVVGRDELASISTALNVAVVQLRTSLLGVDHETSQLSNAVRSLNDHSSGALSEVEAQQLQISQIAAAATQLAATSQGVAQSCEQASGSAQHTRRIAADSSRDSQRTTASIQQLNQRLNETAAALGRVSEQGQQIQLVVDTIRGVAEQTNLLALNAAIEAARAGEQGRGFAVVADEVRSLSQRTQSSTAQIAGTVDSLRNTVNEAVSLMEAACGQAQSDAEAVTGLGERLGEIASAVQSVTDTLAQIATAVEEQASTADEVSGNIQQVDQAAVRLLEGARAVNLAADTLSQGSHALSANTGRFQLR from the coding sequence ATGCAGGCTTTTTTATCACCGGGGATCGGATTGCTGGGGCGGTTTGGCTTCGCGCGTAAATTCCAGTTGTTGTTTCTGCTGTTTATCCTGCCATTGGCCGGCAGCCTGTTGATGATCGGCCAGGATTATCGCGACAAACTCAACCTGATCGCCGGCGAACGTGCCGGTGTGCGGCAGTTGCTCGCCCTCGATGCACTCGACAATCTGCTCGCCGCCCAGCGCGATCGCGCCGCCCGCTGGCGCGCCACGGAAACCAACCGCCAGCCGACGCCCGCCACCCTCGCGGCCATGGCCGCCTTTGATGGCGTGCAGCCTGCCGTGGCCCAGGCCACGCTGGAGCTGGGCAATGCCTTGCAAGCCGAAGGCGCGGAAGGTGAAACCCTGACTCGCTATCAGGCCCTGCAAGCCGCGCTCAATGGTCTGGACTCGAAAAGCCTTTCCGGTGTCGGCTGGTGGCCGGACGGTTACGACCGCTTCACCAACGCCCTTAGCGCCCTGCAAGCATTGCGTGAGCAAATCGCGATGGACAATCGCCTGATCCTCGCACCGTGGCTGGAAACCTACCTGCTGACGCAGATTTCCACCCAGCACGCACCTGACCTGATCGAGCGTGTCGGCCGGCTGGCAGCCGTAGGCCAGGCGTCTGTGGTGTCCGGCCAGTTCACCCTGCAAAGCCGTCTGCAACTGCGTGACCTGCGCAGCCGCATCGGCGATGCCCGCGAGCAGCTGGTGAAAACCGCGGGCCTGCTCGAAGCGCGTCTGCCGCCAGCCCTGCAAGGCTGGGCCGGGCAGTATCACGACAGCCTCAAACAGCTGGATGCCGGTCTGAAAGTGCTGGATGACGGCGTGTTCGGCGGCAGCATCAATCTCAAGCCTGAAGAATTCGAGCGCACTCTCGATGCCCTGCTCGGCAACCTCGCCACGCTGCGCCAGCAATCGCTGGTGTCGCTGGATCAGCGGCTGGATGACTACCACGGATCGGCGATTCGTCAATTCATCGTTGTCGCGGCGGTCTTCGGTTTCCTGTTGCTGGCGGGGCTGTACTTGTTCGTCTGCCTGCAAGCCTCGATCCGCCGCAGCGCCAGCGGCATCACGCTGTTGGCCGAGGCCCTGCGCGACGGTAATCTGAGCCTGCAAGTGCCAGTCGTGGGCCGTGATGAGCTGGCGTCGATCAGCACCGCACTCAACGTGGCCGTGGTGCAGTTGCGCACCAGCCTGCTGGGTGTCGATCACGAGACTTCGCAACTGAGCAACGCGGTGCGCAGCCTCAACGATCACTCCAGCGGCGCTCTCAGCGAAGTCGAAGCGCAGCAATTGCAGATCAGCCAGATCGCTGCGGCGGCCACACAATTGGCGGCCACCTCTCAAGGTGTGGCGCAGAGTTGCGAACAAGCCTCCGGAAGTGCCCAGCACACCCGGCGTATCGCTGCCGACAGCAGCCGTGACAGTCAGCGCACAACCGCGAGCATTCAACAGCTCAATCAGCGCCTGAACGAAACCGCAGCAGCGCTCGGCCGGGTCAGCGAGCAAGGGCAGCAAATCCAATTGGTGGTCGACACCATTCGCGGCGTCGCCGAACAGACCAATCTGCTGGCGCTCAATGCCGCCATTGAAGCCGCTCGGGCCGGTGAACAGGGTCGCGGTTTTGCCGTGGTGGCCGACGAGGTGCGCAGCCTGTCGCAACGTACGCAATCGTCCACGGCGCAGATTGCCGGCACAGTCGACAGTCTGCGCAATACGGTCAACGAAGCCGTGAGCCTGATGGAAGCGGCGTGCGGCCAGGCGCAATCGGACGCGGAAGCGGTCACGGGACTTGGCGAACGCCTGGGGGAAATCGCCAGCGCCGTGCAGAGCGTCACCGACACCCTCGCCCAGATCGCCACGGCAGTCGAAGAACAGGCGAGCACCGCCGATGAGGTCAGCGGCAATATCCAGCAGGTGGATCAGGCGGCGGTTCGCCTGCTCGAAGGCGCGCGGGCCGTGAACCTCGCGGCGGACACCTTGAGCCAGGGCAGCCATGCCTTGAGTGCCAACACCGGAAGATTTCAGCTGCGTTGA
- a CDS encoding S-type pyocin domain-containing protein, protein MDLDKDPFDDIWRRKLPNGGASWAAWNPPREPEPVYVPTDEWPSPKPRDDLVFAKSCTPGNWCRTDAGTTPEPASHFGKVMVAGAMRIPAASNAVAKAIGADLALGRMAGGAILQQRLNWAIRGAGGPASVFILGMLPTRMGDGTLHTDEQLRSMSRATTRVRFQFRRDAEGVMQVYGIHTGASGDDSVRTVKVEWNSDKTAMEAKLNGITILWTPQRGPLGSMPPLVYPEHGEPLSTILVHPIPENTDSQIEGLPGEDITAEDCILVFPAETGLKSLYVVFSKPARLMPGTVTGVGEDVSGGWLAGAGTGIGVPIPTRIADRLRGQEFSSFDKFREAFWEEVANDSELVEQFKPQNIALMQNGGAPHARYNDAAGKRKTFELHHVEWVSKGGSVYDVDNLRVTTPKNHLDLHRENAHVK, encoded by the coding sequence ATGGACCTGGACAAAGACCCTTTCGATGATATCTGGCGCCGAAAGCTTCCGAACGGCGGCGCCTCATGGGCTGCCTGGAATCCGCCTCGAGAGCCGGAGCCCGTATACGTCCCGACAGACGAATGGCCATCGCCAAAGCCTCGTGACGATCTGGTATTCGCCAAGTCCTGCACGCCGGGCAACTGGTGCCGGACGGATGCAGGCACAACACCTGAGCCCGCCTCTCACTTCGGCAAAGTCATGGTGGCAGGCGCCATGCGCATTCCCGCTGCCAGCAACGCCGTAGCGAAGGCCATCGGCGCCGATCTGGCATTGGGGCGCATGGCCGGCGGCGCAATCCTGCAACAACGCCTCAATTGGGCAATCCGCGGTGCGGGAGGTCCGGCCAGCGTTTTCATCCTCGGGATGCTCCCGACCAGAATGGGCGACGGCACGCTTCACACCGACGAACAGCTACGCAGCATGAGCCGCGCGACCACTCGCGTGCGCTTCCAGTTTCGGCGCGATGCCGAAGGGGTCATGCAGGTCTACGGCATCCACACCGGCGCTTCGGGCGATGACTCGGTGCGTACCGTGAAAGTCGAGTGGAACAGCGACAAGACTGCGATGGAGGCCAAGCTCAACGGCATCACGATTTTGTGGACGCCGCAACGCGGGCCACTGGGGTCAATGCCACCATTGGTTTATCCGGAACACGGCGAACCACTGAGCACGATCCTCGTGCATCCGATTCCCGAGAACACCGACAGCCAGATAGAGGGCTTGCCCGGCGAAGACATCACCGCCGAGGATTGTATTCTGGTGTTCCCGGCAGAGACCGGGCTGAAATCGTTGTATGTGGTGTTTTCGAAACCGGCGAGATTGATGCCGGGGACGGTGACGGGGGTTGGTGAGGATGTGTCCGGGGGATGGCTTGCGGGAGCGGGAACAGGAATAGGAGTGCCTATTCCGACACGGATTGCGGACAGGCTCAGAGGGCAGGAGTTTTCCAGCTTTGACAAATTCAGGGAGGCGTTTTGGGAGGAGGTGGCCAATGATTCAGAACTGGTTGAGCAATTTAAACCGCAGAATATTGCGTTGATGCAAAACGGCGGAGCGCCTCACGCCAGGTATAACGATGCGGCCGGTAAAAGGAAAACATTCGAACTGCATCACGTTGAATGGGTGTCGAAAGGTGGCTCCGTGTATGACGTCGATAATTTACGTGTTACCACACCTAAAAATCACTTAGACCTTCACCGGGAAAACGCCCATGTCAAATAA
- a CDS encoding LysR family transcriptional regulator, protein MKSPTGKAPAAPDGTKWDVGEAVNQLSWDDLRIIKTLSDCGNRSATAKKLGINVSTVSRRVAQVERTLGIALFDHRKSGYLLTAEGAELRALAERVELDIVSVTRRVSRSGQGPLGKLRITTSDSLLLYFFTPIIADFKALNEGISIEVLVGNETLSLARDESDIAIRATRKPAESLVGRKLANIAWAPYCCAKQMTALPLFEEGQAWVSYSSALCGLKATSYVESRVAAERIAYRTDSVAAASAAIAAGLGFGFLPCMLGDITPGLVRAGPVVPELQDELWLLTHQDIRKSWRVKAFMTFCAAAVASQKPLVEGQFILPVT, encoded by the coding sequence GTGAAATCGCCAACTGGAAAAGCTCCGGCTGCCCCTGATGGGACGAAGTGGGACGTAGGCGAGGCTGTCAATCAGCTCTCGTGGGACGACTTGCGCATCATCAAGACGCTCAGTGATTGCGGCAATCGTTCGGCTACGGCCAAGAAGCTTGGCATCAATGTATCCACCGTTTCGCGCCGAGTTGCTCAAGTTGAGCGAACGCTCGGCATCGCGCTGTTCGATCACCGCAAATCAGGGTATCTGCTCACCGCCGAGGGTGCTGAATTGCGAGCACTCGCCGAGCGAGTGGAGCTGGATATCGTCAGCGTCACGCGGCGTGTTTCACGTTCAGGCCAAGGCCCCCTCGGGAAACTTCGAATTACCACCAGCGACTCGCTGCTGCTGTACTTCTTCACCCCCATAATCGCGGACTTCAAGGCCCTGAACGAGGGGATCAGCATCGAGGTGCTGGTGGGCAATGAAACCCTTAGCCTCGCCCGGGATGAATCGGATATCGCGATTCGAGCGACGAGAAAACCTGCAGAAAGCCTGGTGGGCCGTAAACTGGCGAACATTGCCTGGGCACCTTACTGCTGTGCCAAGCAGATGACTGCCTTGCCCCTTTTCGAAGAGGGCCAGGCATGGGTGTCATACTCCTCGGCGCTCTGCGGTTTGAAGGCGACAAGCTATGTCGAAAGCAGAGTCGCTGCTGAGCGCATAGCGTACCGCACCGATTCTGTTGCAGCAGCAAGCGCTGCAATCGCGGCGGGTCTGGGATTTGGATTCCTTCCCTGCATGTTGGGCGACATAACCCCAGGGTTGGTACGCGCCGGCCCGGTGGTGCCAGAGCTTCAGGATGAGTTGTGGCTGCTGACTCACCAGGACATTCGAAAATCGTGGCGAGTCAAAGCATTCATGACCTTCTGCGCCGCTGCCGTGGCCAGTCAAAAGCCCTTGGTCGAGGGGCAATTCATACTCCCGGTCACCTAG
- the ggt gene encoding gamma-glutamyltransferase has product MFPALPLNRFRLPALTLIVSAIALTACNAPPSSTLPLAPEAASGYRTGLQASHAEKHMAAAANPLAAEAGREMLRQGGSAIDAAIAMQAVLTLVEPQSSGIGGGAMIVLWDGKQVRTYDGRETAPAGATEKLFLQADGKPMPFPQAQIGGRSVGTPGVMRALELAHKKHGRLPWATLFEPAIKLAEQGFAISPRLHSLLESDPVIRRSPDMARYFLNSDGSVKAVGTRLQNPALAAVLKRIANEGADALYKGPIAEEIVAKVQGHANPGSLSLNDLQHYQAKERAPLCTDYKRWQVCGMPPPSSGGIAVAQILGTLQALETRDPHLSLTPLKPVKTDKPAGIEPAPQAVHLIAEAERLAYADRAQYVADTDFVPVPVKGLVDPGYLASRASLIGERSMGSAKPGTPPGVQVAYAPDRSPLRISTSQVVAVDDFGGAVSMTTTIEAAFGSHLMVQGFLLNNQMTDFSFIPEENGQKVANRVEPGKRPRSSMAPTLIFDRSSGEFVATVGSPGGSQIIEYVAKTTVGLLDWNLDPQSAISLPNFGSRNGPTELEQGQFSPTLIQALKDKGHTVNEIDMTSGTQAIVRVKDTQEKATLTGGADPRREGVALGD; this is encoded by the coding sequence GTGTTTCCAGCCCTGCCCCTGAACCGTTTTCGCCTGCCCGCCCTGACGCTGATCGTCAGCGCCATCGCCCTCACGGCCTGCAACGCACCGCCCTCCTCGACCCTGCCGCTGGCACCGGAAGCCGCCTCCGGCTACCGCACCGGCCTGCAAGCCAGCCACGCCGAAAAACACATGGCCGCCGCTGCCAATCCGCTGGCCGCCGAGGCCGGACGCGAGATGTTGCGTCAGGGTGGTTCCGCCATCGATGCCGCCATCGCGATGCAAGCCGTGTTGACCCTCGTCGAACCGCAATCCTCCGGGATCGGTGGCGGCGCGATGATCGTGCTGTGGGACGGCAAACAGGTGCGCACCTACGACGGTCGCGAAACCGCACCGGCCGGCGCGACCGAAAAACTCTTCCTTCAGGCCGATGGCAAACCGATGCCGTTCCCCCAGGCACAGATCGGCGGACGCTCGGTCGGCACACCGGGCGTGATGCGCGCGCTGGAGTTGGCGCACAAAAAGCACGGCCGCTTGCCATGGGCAACATTGTTCGAGCCGGCGATCAAACTGGCCGAGCAGGGTTTCGCGATCTCCCCGCGCCTGCATTCGCTGCTGGAATCCGATCCGGTGATTCGCCGCTCGCCGGACATGGCCAGGTACTTTCTGAACAGCGATGGCAGCGTCAAAGCCGTCGGCACGCGACTGCAAAACCCGGCCCTGGCCGCCGTGCTCAAACGCATCGCCAACGAAGGTGCGGACGCGCTGTACAAAGGCCCGATCGCCGAAGAGATCGTGGCCAAGGTTCAGGGCCACGCCAACCCCGGCAGCCTGTCGCTGAACGACCTTCAGCACTATCAGGCCAAGGAGCGCGCGCCCCTGTGCACCGACTACAAGCGCTGGCAGGTTTGCGGGATGCCGCCACCATCATCGGGCGGGATTGCGGTGGCGCAAATCCTCGGCACCCTGCAGGCGCTGGAAACCCGCGATCCGCACCTGTCCCTGACGCCGCTCAAACCTGTGAAGACCGATAAACCCGCCGGCATCGAACCTGCGCCGCAAGCCGTGCACCTGATCGCCGAAGCCGAGCGCCTGGCCTACGCCGACCGCGCGCAATACGTAGCCGATACCGATTTCGTGCCGGTGCCGGTCAAAGGCCTGGTCGACCCGGGTTACCTGGCCAGCCGCGCCAGCCTGATCGGCGAACGTAGCATGGGCAGCGCCAAACCCGGCACACCGCCGGGCGTGCAGGTCGCCTACGCGCCGGATCGCTCGCCACTGCGCATTTCCACCTCACAAGTGGTGGCCGTGGATGACTTCGGTGGCGCTGTGTCGATGACTACTACCATCGAAGCAGCGTTCGGTTCACACCTGATGGTTCAGGGGTTCTTGCTCAACAACCAGATGACCGACTTCTCGTTCATCCCCGAAGAAAACGGACAGAAAGTCGCCAACCGCGTGGAGCCCGGCAAACGCCCGCGCTCGTCGATGGCGCCGACCCTGATCTTCGACCGCAGCAGCGGCGAATTCGTCGCCACCGTCGGCTCGCCCGGCGGCTCGCAGATCATCGAATACGTGGCCAAAACCACCGTCGGCCTGCTCGACTGGAACCTCGACCCGCAAAGCGCCATCAGCCTGCCCAACTTCGGCAGCCGCAACGGCCCGACGGAACTGGAACAAGGCCAGTTCAGCCCGACGCTGATCCAGGCGCTCAAGGACAAGGGCCACACCGTCAACGAAATCGACATGACCAGCGGCACCCAGGCCATCGTGCGGGTCAAGGATACGCAGGAGAAGGCAACGCTGACAGGTGGGGCAGATCCTCGGCGTGAAGGGGTCGCGTTGGGGGATTGA
- a CDS encoding bacteriocin immunity protein: MSNKITSYTEVQFIDLLQEIFTSNRNGTPETVLADMLDTFCELAEHPAGTDLIYWPEDDALCTPEGITETVKQWRAANGLPGFKQ, from the coding sequence ATGTCAAATAAAATCACTAGCTACACGGAAGTGCAGTTTATAGATCTGCTGCAAGAAATATTCACCTCTAACAGGAATGGCACGCCAGAGACTGTGCTGGCCGACATGCTGGATACCTTTTGTGAACTGGCCGAGCATCCCGCAGGTACTGACCTGATCTATTGGCCAGAAGATGACGCGCTATGCACTCCCGAAGGCATCACAGAAACTGTGAAGCAGTGGCGTGCTGCCAACGGCCTGCCTGGTTTCAAGCAGTAA
- a CDS encoding flavin reductase family protein: MSESFRRPVPLNKAYRLLNHGPTVLVSAAHDGQRNIMAAAWAMPLDFEPPKVAVVLDKSTWTRQLLEASGTFVLNVPCVNQADIVQTVGSTSGLAINRDQGQDKFQAYGLPTFAAEQVDAPMLDGCVAWLECRLLPEPRNHEQYDLFLAEVIAAQADSRVFSDGRWHFEGHDGLRTLHHVAGGHFLTIGDPVDGRTLEV; encoded by the coding sequence ATGAGCGAGTCCTTCCGTCGCCCGGTTCCCCTGAACAAAGCCTACCGCTTGCTCAATCACGGACCGACCGTGCTGGTCAGCGCCGCCCATGACGGGCAGCGCAACATCATGGCGGCTGCGTGGGCCATGCCGCTGGATTTCGAACCGCCGAAAGTGGCGGTGGTCCTCGACAAATCCACCTGGACCCGGCAACTGCTCGAGGCCTCGGGCACCTTTGTTCTCAACGTTCCTTGCGTGAATCAGGCCGACATCGTGCAGACCGTCGGCTCAACTTCAGGCCTGGCAATCAATCGCGATCAAGGTCAGGACAAATTTCAGGCTTATGGACTGCCGACCTTCGCTGCTGAGCAGGTTGATGCGCCAATGCTCGACGGTTGTGTCGCCTGGCTCGAATGCCGGTTGCTGCCGGAACCGCGCAATCACGAGCAGTACGATCTGTTCCTGGCCGAGGTGATCGCGGCGCAGGCTGATTCGCGGGTGTTCAGCGATGGACGCTGGCACTTCGAGGGGCATGACGGCTTGCGCACCCTGCACCATGTGGCTGGCGGACATTTCCTGACGATTGGCGATCCGGTGGATGGCAGGACACTCGAGGTTTGA
- a CDS encoding MFS transporter: MAISNVQTAAASASAPPQSSPLVMRIIGAVALAHLINDLIQSVLPSIYPMLKANYGLSFTQVGLITLTFQLTASLLQPWVGYHTDRHPKPWLLPAGSVCTLIGIVMMSMVGSFPLILLAAALIGIGSSTFHPEASRIARLASGGRFGLAQSTFQVGGNAGSAFGPLLAAAIIIPFGQGNVAWFGLFAVFALFVLYRISRWYAHHLNLFKLKAGQAATHGLSKGRVVSALVVLGLLVFSKYFYMASLTSYFTFYLIEKFDLSVASSQLHLFLFLGAVAAGTFFGGPIGDKIGRKAVIWFSILGVAPFTLLMPHVDLFWTSVLSVLIGFILASAFSAIVVYAQELVPGNVGMIAGVFFGLMFGFGGIGAALLGHLADIHGIEYVYYLCSFLPLFGVLAIFLPRTKKA, encoded by the coding sequence ATGGCTATCAGCAACGTTCAGACCGCCGCTGCCTCGGCTTCCGCTCCTCCCCAGAGCAGTCCACTGGTGATGCGCATCATCGGCGCGGTGGCGCTGGCGCATTTGATCAATGACCTGATCCAGTCAGTGCTGCCGTCGATCTATCCGATGCTCAAGGCCAACTATGGCCTGAGTTTTACCCAGGTCGGCCTGATCACTTTGACGTTCCAATTGACCGCTTCGCTGTTGCAACCGTGGGTCGGTTATCACACCGACCGGCATCCGAAACCGTGGCTGCTGCCGGCAGGTTCCGTGTGTACGCTGATCGGCATTGTGATGATGTCGATGGTTGGCAGTTTCCCTCTTATCTTGCTGGCGGCGGCGCTGATCGGTATCGGCTCTTCGACTTTCCACCCTGAAGCTTCTCGTATCGCGCGGCTGGCGTCGGGTGGACGTTTCGGTCTGGCGCAATCGACGTTCCAGGTCGGTGGTAACGCCGGTTCGGCGTTCGGCCCGTTGCTGGCAGCGGCGATCATCATTCCTTTCGGCCAAGGCAACGTGGCCTGGTTCGGGCTGTTCGCGGTGTTTGCGCTGTTCGTGCTCTATCGCATCAGCCGCTGGTACGCCCATCACCTGAACCTGTTCAAGCTCAAGGCCGGCCAGGCCGCCACTCACGGACTGTCGAAGGGCAGGGTGGTCAGTGCGCTGGTGGTGCTCGGGCTGCTGGTGTTCTCCAAGTATTTCTACATGGCCAGCCTGACCAGTTACTTCACCTTTTACCTGATCGAGAAGTTCGACCTGTCGGTGGCCAGTTCCCAGCTGCATCTGTTCCTGTTCCTCGGCGCGGTGGCGGCGGGCACGTTCTTCGGCGGGCCGATTGGCGACAAGATCGGGCGTAAGGCAGTGATCTGGTTCTCGATCCTCGGCGTGGCGCCGTTCACGCTGCTCATGCCGCATGTCGATCTGTTCTGGACCAGCGTCCTCAGCGTGTTGATCGGTTTCATCCTGGCTTCGGCGTTCTCCGCGATCGTGGTGTACGCGCAGGAGCTGGTGCCGGGCAATGTCGGGATGATTGCCGGTGTGTTCTTCGGTTTGATGTTCGGCTTCGGCGGGATTGGCGCGGCGTTGCTCGGGCATCTCGCGGATATTCACGGCATCGAATACGTGTACTACCTGTGCTCGTTCCTGCCGCTGTTCGGGGTGCTGGCGATCTTCCTGCCGAGAACCAAAAAAGCCTGA